In the genome of Desulfofarcimen acetoxidans DSM 771, one region contains:
- a CDS encoding RNA-guided endonuclease InsQ/TnpB family protein, giving the protein MQIVYRFEMRPTKEQQKKMFHTLKLCRKLYNRSLSERQRVYKETGQGLTYNKQQNMLPGYTKEHLEYKQVHSQVMQDTLRRVDFAYQQFFAKEAGYPRFKNRDHYTSFTYPQVDAIKKTFSKPGKIYLSKIGFVKMTTHREFDASQISRVNIKYHGGKWYANLTAEVEVLENLIDSTKSIGIDVGLEHFAVLSDSTEIETPKYYRKSERKLAKQQRRLSRKKKGSNNRGKAKTKVAKLHAKITNQRKDFLHKTSLDVVQSHDIVFMEDLKIKNMVKNHYLAKSIHDASWGTFRNFVEYKCHRYGKIFLPVPPHGTSQTCLCGANVPKDLSVRVHRCPACGMVMPRDLVSAILIERRGLEMLAA; this is encoded by the coding sequence TTGCAAATTGTCTACCGGTTTGAAATGCGTCCGACCAAAGAGCAACAGAAAAAAATGTTTCACACACTAAAACTTTGCCGGAAACTCTATAACCGGTCTTTATCTGAGCGTCAGCGTGTGTATAAAGAAACCGGCCAAGGGTTGACATATAATAAACAGCAGAATATGCTGCCAGGCTATACAAAAGAACATCTGGAATACAAGCAAGTTCACAGTCAGGTAATGCAGGATACTTTGCGCCGGGTAGACTTTGCCTATCAGCAGTTTTTTGCCAAAGAAGCCGGATACCCCCGGTTCAAAAACCGTGACCATTACACATCATTTACCTATCCCCAGGTGGATGCTATAAAGAAAACTTTCTCTAAGCCGGGTAAAATCTATCTTTCTAAAATAGGTTTCGTAAAAATGACAACTCACCGGGAATTTGATGCCAGTCAAATATCCAGGGTTAACATAAAGTATCACGGTGGTAAGTGGTACGCTAATTTGACTGCCGAAGTGGAAGTACTCGAAAATCTTATCGACAGTACCAAATCCATTGGAATAGACGTGGGCCTTGAACATTTTGCTGTATTGTCTGATAGTACAGAAATAGAAACCCCAAAATACTATCGTAAATCAGAAAGGAAGTTAGCCAAACAACAGCGAAGACTTTCTCGCAAAAAGAAAGGTTCTAACAACCGAGGGAAAGCCAAAACTAAAGTGGCTAAACTTCATGCTAAGATAACTAATCAACGAAAAGACTTTCTACACAAGACCAGTCTAGACGTGGTTCAGAGCCATGATATTGTCTTCATGGAAGATCTAAAGATCAAGAACATGGTCAAAAACCACTACCTAGCTAAAAGCATACATGATGCTTCATGGGGTACATTCAGAAACTTTGTTGAGTATAAATGTCACAGATATGGTAAAATATTTCTTCCTGTCCCTCCTCATGGCACTTCCCAGACATGTCTTTGTGGTGCCAATGTGCCAAAGGATTTGAGTGTCAGAGTGCACCGGTGTCCTGCTTGTGGAATGGTTATGCCCAGGGATTTGGTGTCAGCTATATTGATAGAACGTCGTGGCTTAGAAATGCTAGCGGCTTAG
- the aroF gene encoding 3-deoxy-7-phosphoheptulonate synthase, with translation MIIVMSIESTDAQIEAVIEKLDGLGFKTQVIRGVKRIVIGAVGDRQALDSVSLKQMPGVEDIVKIMKPFKMVSREAREENTVINIRGISIGGEGVVVMAGPCAVESREQLLTAARQVKAAGGHVLRGGAFKPRTSPYSFQGMEEEGLKLLKEASEETGLPTVTEVIDEHSLQLAHDYVDIIQIGARNMQNFRLLRAAGQTDKIILLKRGLSATIEEWLMSAEYIMSEGNGKIILCERGIRTFETYTRNTLDLSAVPLVKRLSHLPVIVDPSHATGDRQLVVPMSLAAAAGGADGLIVEMHPEPSKALCDGAQSLHPGELVGLIAKLTKMMPAIDRTMSV, from the coding sequence ATGATTATAGTTATGTCTATTGAATCCACAGACGCACAGATAGAGGCAGTTATAGAGAAATTAGATGGTCTGGGTTTTAAGACACAGGTCATTCGCGGGGTAAAGAGAATAGTTATAGGTGCGGTAGGTGACCGGCAGGCGCTCGACAGCGTTAGTCTGAAACAAATGCCAGGTGTGGAGGATATTGTTAAAATTATGAAGCCTTTCAAAATGGTCAGCAGAGAAGCCAGGGAAGAAAACACGGTTATTAATATACGCGGTATCAGCATAGGTGGAGAGGGCGTTGTTGTTATGGCCGGTCCCTGTGCGGTGGAAAGCAGGGAACAGCTTTTGACCGCCGCCCGGCAGGTTAAAGCTGCGGGTGGTCATGTCCTGCGTGGCGGTGCTTTCAAACCACGAACATCTCCTTACAGTTTCCAGGGTATGGAGGAGGAGGGTTTAAAGCTTTTAAAAGAAGCTTCGGAGGAAACAGGTTTGCCAACGGTGACGGAAGTTATTGATGAACACAGTTTGCAGCTGGCGCATGATTATGTAGACATAATACAAATCGGTGCCAGAAATATGCAAAATTTCCGTTTGCTCAGGGCGGCCGGACAGACAGATAAAATTATTTTACTGAAAAGAGGATTGTCCGCTACCATAGAGGAATGGTTAATGTCAGCCGAGTATATTATGTCAGAGGGCAATGGCAAGATTATTCTCTGCGAGAGAGGTATCCGTACTTTTGAAACCTATACCCGCAATACTCTCGATCTCAGTGCCGTTCCGCTGGTTAAGAGGCTCAGTCACCTGCCGGTAATTGTTGATCCCAGCCATGCCACAGGTGACAGGCAGCTGGTTGTGCCTATGTCTCTGGCGGCTGCGGCGGGGGGTGCGGACGGTCTGATAGTGGAAATGCATCCGGAACCGAGTAAAGCTCTTTGTGACGGTGCACAGTCTCTGCACCCGGGGGAACTGGTTGGCTTGATAGCTAAATTAACAAAAATGATGCCTGCGATAGATCGCACTATGTCAGTTTAA
- the tnpA gene encoding IS200/IS605 family transposase — MSKLDTNSHSVFLLTYHLILVVKYRRKVINDTIANRIKEIGEYIAPKYNISFLEYNHDKDHTHILFKAHPNTEISKYINAFKSASSRLIKKEFPEVRKQLWKEYFWSQSFCLLTTGGAPIEAIKKYIETQGEKR; from the coding sequence TTGAGCAAACTTGATACAAATAGCCACTCGGTCTTCTTACTCACATATCATCTGATTTTGGTAGTAAAATATCGCAGAAAAGTTATAAACGACACAATAGCAAACCGTATCAAAGAAATTGGTGAGTATATTGCACCAAAATATAATATTAGTTTTCTTGAATACAACCATGACAAAGATCACACACACATATTGTTCAAGGCTCACCCTAATACGGAAATTTCTAAGTACATCAATGCATTCAAAAGTGCATCATCCAGACTTATTAAAAAGGAGTTTCCGGAAGTTAGAAAGCAGCTGTGGAAAGAATATTTTTGGTCGCAAAGTTTTTGTCTTCTAACTACAGGTGGTGCACCCATTGAAGCAATTAAGAAGTACATTGAAACCCAGGGTGAAAAGAGGTGA
- a CDS encoding sensor histidine kinase codes for MPTSSELNLSLATTSRLPQINVLEQTKYLERFKNIRYLLDAFGIVIVLNQYLQVVYCNEAFLNFTNKTGTGLDKIIGNRTGEVLNCIHSNSKFGCGTSEHCTACGALQAILASRNGTKTSKECRITVNKEKEDFSLDLMVTTAPFSLELQDYIIVLIKDISDEKRRKALERIFFHDVINTAGGLHGLIQLLDASSTESPYTIDITQDLLQISANLLEEIKCQRDLVSAENNELVINTEKIESLAILKTTVKQFANHQLTGEKSIEIDNNSADIEFNTDPVLLKRILGNLLKNALEASGKGDIITTGVKICDSRIKFWVNNPAFMPRNVSLQIFQRSFSTKGNGRGLGTYSVKLLTERYLKGSVWFQSSEAEGTTFTVSIPLPADLTKPRQNSPTSKVVR; via the coding sequence TTGCCTACATCAAGTGAACTCAATTTATCTCTTGCCACTACCAGTCGCTTACCCCAGATTAATGTTCTGGAGCAGACGAAATATTTGGAGAGATTTAAGAATATCCGTTACCTGTTGGATGCTTTCGGTATTGTTATAGTACTGAATCAATACTTGCAAGTGGTTTACTGCAACGAAGCCTTTTTAAATTTTACCAACAAGACAGGTACCGGCTTAGACAAAATTATTGGGAACAGGACAGGGGAAGTTTTGAATTGTATCCATAGTAACAGTAAGTTCGGCTGCGGCACAAGCGAGCACTGCACTGCCTGCGGGGCACTTCAGGCCATTCTGGCAAGCAGAAACGGCACAAAAACCTCTAAAGAGTGCAGGATTACTGTAAACAAAGAAAAGGAAGACTTCTCACTGGATTTAATGGTCACTACGGCTCCCTTCTCTCTGGAACTGCAGGACTATATTATTGTTTTGATAAAAGACATTAGTGATGAAAAAAGAAGAAAGGCCCTTGAAAGGATATTTTTTCACGATGTGATAAATACGGCCGGCGGACTGCACGGGCTTATTCAACTGCTTGATGCATCATCCACCGAGTCTCCGTATACCATAGATATTACGCAGGACTTATTGCAGATATCCGCCAACTTGTTAGAAGAAATCAAATGCCAAAGAGATTTAGTATCCGCTGAGAATAATGAACTGGTCATCAATACAGAAAAGATAGAATCCTTAGCAATATTAAAAACAACTGTTAAACAATTTGCCAACCACCAACTGACCGGAGAAAAATCCATAGAGATTGATAATAATTCGGCTGATATTGAATTTAATACTGATCCTGTTCTGCTCAAGAGAATACTGGGCAACCTGTTAAAAAACGCGCTGGAAGCTTCCGGTAAAGGGGATATTATCACCACTGGCGTAAAAATATGCGACTCTCGAATTAAATTCTGGGTAAACAATCCCGCCTTTATGCCAAGAAACGTGTCACTGCAAATATTCCAAAGATCCTTTTCTACCAAGGGTAATGGGAGAGGACTGGGTACCTACAGCGTAAAGCTTCTTACAGAACGTTACCTCAAAGGCTCCGTTTGGTTTCAGTCCAGTGAGGCCGAGGGCACCACATTCACTGTCAGTATACCTTTACCTGCAGATTTAACCAAACCCCGCCAGAATTCCCCCACCTCTAAGGTGGTGAGATGA